In Solenopsis invicta isolate M01_SB chromosome 1, UNIL_Sinv_3.0, whole genome shotgun sequence, one genomic interval encodes:
- the LOC105198641 gene encoding kinectin isoform X5 has protein sequence MDFQTGLVYVGIVVLSAAAIACISMFGIKEKSYEEAIAEQRKFPDDLLSSKKDKNKEKKHKNKAGKKVKEKKEEKDDKEEKDERSEHVQFEETPQILPSESPVQESNKGNKKKGKLEKIKPILVNKDEPSVIVTELNPSQPPLAEANHFDTIHPKDDLELVRSHSQITQIETVEKVNKSPKDTPTKSKKNNKDAIKKKDENTKDEKQDSNSYTNASSNKEMMREIKEQQKETPVKEVKEIVKEVVQQLPNKEPKKTKKKNDILSQIDGDAVNVELLMLCIQKAELSRSEIQILTNQLLNKQQDNPLEHSEWTEGRADPVIKLKKQLAEKEKALADEHEASVAFQNKLKELRAEFNTERSRLSANIRQFEESLNAKIMETQTLHTRMQHILESHTAEKQGFARQIEQLQTKVNEDATIIHKLQEDQGQTQGHLQQELMAQRKQMEVQFAQMRDNENALKSQLAQKHVELQELQNELQATCESSSAEIEMLRQQLGIMQNQLMHSEGQLQHFKETNDRLQDVARQLEESHRAHTDLDHRLKSAHRHEQELQKQVNSLQAELNHAKNEANELPTLKVELSKTQTELIKLKSELSVTLNEAKSEASEIIALKNALSNKEDELKRSQDKFYAVQNDLQQSNMQVARMESELNSVQKKFDMMKIDFERTDYSLKEAKNDSNKYQNEVQRLQEKLANLQLELGIQIGESNEMTSELNALQTELNRLQSNEKKVGDEQLRIMKFQEENDRLRIELANAVEKQKELQQQHENKIHTDVVLATTTEPQHTNLEEKALLEKLTTELTHKEEEFNKIDEKLHILQNDAEKHQRFIRQLEEALEDQKSKNNDLRTKNWKVMEALSAAEMRAKSSDERSVKEATQKIKEEQEELTKTLLQRIFPEIKVSEKTHEQWLKSFEDKICAILNELKQKNTDQINPDLEKQNKNLQSMVSHYKQIIYDTEGMLNKLQSYIESEETRWQSQLRQKENEVANLRLELNDMQAKLISSEEFKQRFEELEERAEQNRTGILLKAAQRVTSCGKLDDNELVTLEQLQEEKALLSQELEVECNKRAILDTEVTKLRSLVETSEASLVYEKNLVTQLQQEVSQLKNEICGGCSSSEQSMLNGPPTSDSLQSEPPLASQALIAALENTLKNTEFANCSITKPVNLVSQSEQEIENNSLTTKYSSNSCHMTDHNIQANWNPVIGQQHKKHKKKRKSTKKSMAKRRRFAGWFRKKITSKNKLR, from the exons ATGGACTTTCAGACAGGACTTGTGTACGTCGGCATTGTCGTTCTCTCCGCTGCAGCCATCGCTTGCATTTCGATGTTTGGTATAAAAGAGAAATCTTACGAAGAAGCAATCGCCGAACAGCGAAAGTTTCCTGATGATCTGTTGTCAA gtaaaaaggataaaaataaagaaaagaagcaCAAAAATAAAGCAGGAAAGAAggtgaaagaaaagaaagaggagaaagaTGATAAAGAAGAGAAAGATGAAAGATCGGAGCATGTGCAATTTGAAGAAACTCCTCAAATATTGCCCTCTGAGTCTCCAGTACAG GAGAGTAACAAAGGCAATAAGAAGAAAGGAAAACTTGAAAAGATAAAACCAATCCTCGTAAATAAAGACGAGCCATCAGTCATTGTGACTGAATTAAATCCCTCGCAACCTCCCTTGGCAGAGGCTAATCATTTTGACACTATTCATCCAAAGGATGACCTTGAACTCGTACGGAGTCACAGT CAGATTACTCAAATTGAGACGGTGGAGAAAGTTAACAAGTCACCAAAGGATACTCCAAccaaatcaaagaaaaataataaggaTGCTATAAAGAAGAAAGATGAAAATACTAAGGATGAGAAACAGGATAGTAATTCTTATACTAATGCATCTTCTAATAAAGAAATGATGAGGGAAATAAAGGAGCAACAGAAAGAAACGCCAGTtaaggaagtgaaagaaattgttaagGAGGTAGTCCAACAGTTACCAAACAAGGAACCTaaaaagacgaaaaaaaagaatgacaTTTTATCTCAGATCG atggGGATGCCGTTAATGTTGAATTATTGATGTTATGTATTCAGAAGGCTGAACTTAGTCGTTCTGAAATACAGATTCTCACGAATCAACTCTTGAATAAACAGCAGGACAATCCGTTAGAGCATTCCGAGTGGACGGAAGGTCGCGCCGACCCCGTTATCAAGTTGAAAAAACAATTGGCGGAAAAAGAGAAAGCATTAGCCGACGAACACGAAGCGAGCGTGGCCTTCCAAAACAAATTGAAGGAATTGCGAGCTGAATTTAATACCGAGAGATCTAGACTGTCAGCGAATATTAGACAATTCGAGGAATCGTTGAACGCCAAAATTATGGAGACTCAGACATTGCATACCCGAATGCAGCATATTTTAGAAAGTCATACGGCGGAGAAACAAGGTTTTGCTAGACAGATTGAACAACTGCAGACCAAAGTGAATGAGGATGCTACTATCATTCACAAATTACAAGAAGATCAAGGACAGACTCAAGGTCACTTACAGCAAGAGTTGATGGCGCAGCGAAAGCAAATGGAAGTGCAATTCGCTCAGATGCGTGATAATGAGAATGCATTGAAATCGCAATTGGCCCAGAAACACGTGGAGCTGCAGGAGTTGCAAAATGAACTGCAAGCGACTTGCGAGAGCAGCAGCGCGGAAATAGAGATGTTACGTCAGCAATTAGGAATAATGCAGAATCAATTGATGCACTCGGAAGGGCAATTACAGCACTTCAAGGAAACGAACGATCGACTACAAGATGTTGCTAGGCAACTTGAG GAATCTCATCGTGCTCATACCGATTTAGATCATAGACTGAAAAGCGCGCATCGACACGAACAGGAACTACAGAAGCAAGTGAACTCGCTGCAAGCTGAATTAAATCATGCGAAAAATGAAGCTAATGAATTGCCTACCTTAAAGGTAGAACTTAGCAAGACTCAAAcggaattaataaaattaaaatcggaGCTATCAGTTACATTGAATGAAGCTAAATCGGAAGCGTCTGAAATTATAGCCTTGAAAAATGCATTGAGTAACAAGGAGGATGAGCTAAAGAGATCACAGGACAAATTTTATGCCGTACAAAACGATTTACAACAATCCAATATGCAAGTCGCACGTATGGAATCCGAATTGAATTCTGTACAAAAGAAGTTTGATATGATGAAAATCGATTTTGAAAGGACGGATTATAGTTTGAAAGAAGCGAAGAACGATTCAAACAAGTATCAAAATGAAGTACAGAGACTACAGGAAAAATTAGCAAATTTACAATTGGAATTGGGTATACAGATTGGGGAATCCAATGAAATGACAAGTGAATTGAACGCTTTGCAAACTGAATTAAATAGACTACAGAGTAATGAGAAAAAGGTGGGAGATGAACAGTTGCGAATTATGAAATTCCAAGAAGAAAATGACAGACTGCGTATTGAG CTTGCGAATGCTGTAGAGAAACAAAAAGAGCTTCAACAACAACACGAGAACAAAATCCATACGGATGTAGTATTAGCGACTACTACTGAACCTCAACATActaattt AGAGGAAAAAGCTCTACTAGAAAAATTGACTACCGAGTTGACGCACAAGGAAGAGgagtttaataaaatagatgaaaagttacatatattacaaaatgATGCAGAAAAACACCAACGTTTTATTAGGCAATTAGAAGAAGCCTTGGAGGaccaaaaatctaaaaataat GATCTACGCACAAAGAATTGGAAAGTGATGGAGGCTCTTTCTGCTGCTGAGATGCGTGCCAAATCCAGTGATGAGAGAAGTGTTAAA gaggcaacacaaaaaattaaagaagaacAAGAAGAATTAACTAAGACACTTCTACAGAGGATATTCCCAGAGATTAAAGTGTCTGAAAAAACACACGAACAATGGCTCAAATCTTTTGAAGATAAAATATGTGCTATTTTAAAcgaattaaaacagaaaaacacAGATCAGATAAATCCAGATTTGGAGAAACagaacaaaaatttgcaaagcaTGGTTTCGCattacaaacaaattatttacgacACA GAAGGTATGCTTAATAAACTACAAAGTTATATAGAATCCGAGGAAACAAGATGGCAATCGCAACTTCGACAAAAGGAGAACGAAGTGGCGAATCTTAGACTAGAACTTAATGATATGCAAGCCAAACTAATCTCAAGTGAAGAG tttaaaCAGAGATTTGAAGAATTGGAAGAGCGTGCAGAACAAAATCGTACTGGAATATTACTTAAAGCCGCGCAGAGAGTCACATCCTGTGGAAAACTAGATGACAACGAGCTTGTTACTTTAGAACAATTACAAGAG gAGAAGGCGCTATTATCGCAGGAATTAGAAGTAGAATGCAATAAGAGGGCAATATTGGATACCGAAGTTACAAAATTGCGTTCCCTTGTTGAAACTAGTGAGGCGAGTTTAGTGTATGAGAAAAATCTTGTCACACAACTTCAACAGGAAGTGTCCCAACTTAAG AACGAAATTTGTGGCGGTTGTAGCAGTTCAGAGCAGTCTATGCTAAACGGTCCACCCACATCGGATTCACTTCAATCCGAG CCTCCTCTAGCGTCTCAGGCTCTGATAGCTGCGTTAGAAAATACTCTCAAGAATACAGAGTTTGCAAACTGTTCCATTACCAAACCCGTCAATTTGGTCAGTCAATCTGAACAAGAAATTGAGAACAACTCTCTCACTACAAAATACTCCTCCAATTCTTGTCATATGACAGATCACAATATACAGGCTAATTGGAACCCAGTGATTGGCCAGCAACATAAAAAACACAAGAAAAAGAGGAAG TCCACTAAGAAATCCATGGCAAAACGGCGCAGATTCGCAG GGTGGTTCAGGAAAAAAATAACTTCAAAAAATAAACTACGCTAG
- the LOC105198641 gene encoding kinectin isoform X1 has protein sequence MDFQTGLVYVGIVVLSAAAIACISMFGIKEKSYEEAIAEQRKFPDDLLSSKKDKNKEKKHKNKAGKKVKEKKEEKDDKEEKDERSEHVQFEETPQILPSESPVQESNKGNKKKGKLEKIKPILVNKDEPSVIVTELNPSQPPLAEANHFDTIHPKDDLELVRSHSRENLQQITQIETVEKVNKSPKDTPTKSKKNNKDAIKKKDENTKDEKQDSNSYTNASSNKEMMREIKEQQKETPVKEVKEIVKEVVQQLPNKEPKKTKKKNDILSQIDGDAVNVELLMLCIQKAELSRSEIQILTNQLLNKQQDNPLEHSEWTEGRADPVIKLKKQLAEKEKALADEHEASVAFQNKLKELRAEFNTERSRLSANIRQFEESLNAKIMETQTLHTRMQHILESHTAEKQGFARQIEQLQTKVNEDATIIHKLQEDQGQTQGHLQQELMAQRKQMEVQFAQMRDNENALKSQLAQKHVELQELQNELQATCESSSAEIEMLRQQLGIMQNQLMHSEGQLQHFKETNDRLQDVARQLEESHRAHTDLDHRLKSAHRHEQELQKQVNSLQAELNHAKNEANELPTLKVELSKTQTELIKLKSELSVTLNEAKSEASEIIALKNALSNKEDELKRSQDKFYAVQNDLQQSNMQVARMESELNSVQKKFDMMKIDFERTDYSLKEAKNDSNKYQNEVQRLQEKLANLQLELGIQIGESNEMTSELNALQTELNRLQSNEKKVGDEQLRIMKFQEENDRLRIELANAVEKQKELQQQHENKIHTDVVLATTTEPQHTNLEEKALLEKLTTELTHKEEEFNKIDEKLHILQNDAEKHQRFIRQLEEALEDQKSKNNDLRTKNWKVMEALSAAEMRAKSSDERSVKEATQKIKEEQEELTKTLLQRIFPEIKVSEKTHEQWLKSFEDKICAILNELKQKNTDQINPDLEKQNKNLQSMVSHYKQIIYDTEGMLNKLQSYIESEETRWQSQLRQKENEVANLRLELNDMQAKLISSEEFKQRFEELEERAEQNRTGILLKAAQRVTSCGKLDDNELVTLEQLQEEKALLSQELEVECNKRAILDTEVTKLRSLVETSEASLVYEKNLVTQLQQEVSQLKNEICGGCSSSEQSMLNGPPTSDSLQSEQSDNNISGIQPPLASQALIAALENTLKNTEFANCSITKPVNLVSQSEQEIENNSLTTKYSSNSCHMTDHNIQANWNPVIGQQHKKHKKKRKSTKKSMAKRRRFAGWFRKKITSKNKLR, from the exons ATGGACTTTCAGACAGGACTTGTGTACGTCGGCATTGTCGTTCTCTCCGCTGCAGCCATCGCTTGCATTTCGATGTTTGGTATAAAAGAGAAATCTTACGAAGAAGCAATCGCCGAACAGCGAAAGTTTCCTGATGATCTGTTGTCAA gtaaaaaggataaaaataaagaaaagaagcaCAAAAATAAAGCAGGAAAGAAggtgaaagaaaagaaagaggagaaagaTGATAAAGAAGAGAAAGATGAAAGATCGGAGCATGTGCAATTTGAAGAAACTCCTCAAATATTGCCCTCTGAGTCTCCAGTACAG GAGAGTAACAAAGGCAATAAGAAGAAAGGAAAACTTGAAAAGATAAAACCAATCCTCGTAAATAAAGACGAGCCATCAGTCATTGTGACTGAATTAAATCCCTCGCAACCTCCCTTGGCAGAGGCTAATCATTTTGACACTATTCATCCAAAGGATGACCTTGAACTCGTACGGAGTCACAGT AGGGAGAATCTTCAGCAGATTACTCAAATTGAGACGGTGGAGAAAGTTAACAAGTCACCAAAGGATACTCCAAccaaatcaaagaaaaataataaggaTGCTATAAAGAAGAAAGATGAAAATACTAAGGATGAGAAACAGGATAGTAATTCTTATACTAATGCATCTTCTAATAAAGAAATGATGAGGGAAATAAAGGAGCAACAGAAAGAAACGCCAGTtaaggaagtgaaagaaattgttaagGAGGTAGTCCAACAGTTACCAAACAAGGAACCTaaaaagacgaaaaaaaagaatgacaTTTTATCTCAGATCG atggGGATGCCGTTAATGTTGAATTATTGATGTTATGTATTCAGAAGGCTGAACTTAGTCGTTCTGAAATACAGATTCTCACGAATCAACTCTTGAATAAACAGCAGGACAATCCGTTAGAGCATTCCGAGTGGACGGAAGGTCGCGCCGACCCCGTTATCAAGTTGAAAAAACAATTGGCGGAAAAAGAGAAAGCATTAGCCGACGAACACGAAGCGAGCGTGGCCTTCCAAAACAAATTGAAGGAATTGCGAGCTGAATTTAATACCGAGAGATCTAGACTGTCAGCGAATATTAGACAATTCGAGGAATCGTTGAACGCCAAAATTATGGAGACTCAGACATTGCATACCCGAATGCAGCATATTTTAGAAAGTCATACGGCGGAGAAACAAGGTTTTGCTAGACAGATTGAACAACTGCAGACCAAAGTGAATGAGGATGCTACTATCATTCACAAATTACAAGAAGATCAAGGACAGACTCAAGGTCACTTACAGCAAGAGTTGATGGCGCAGCGAAAGCAAATGGAAGTGCAATTCGCTCAGATGCGTGATAATGAGAATGCATTGAAATCGCAATTGGCCCAGAAACACGTGGAGCTGCAGGAGTTGCAAAATGAACTGCAAGCGACTTGCGAGAGCAGCAGCGCGGAAATAGAGATGTTACGTCAGCAATTAGGAATAATGCAGAATCAATTGATGCACTCGGAAGGGCAATTACAGCACTTCAAGGAAACGAACGATCGACTACAAGATGTTGCTAGGCAACTTGAG GAATCTCATCGTGCTCATACCGATTTAGATCATAGACTGAAAAGCGCGCATCGACACGAACAGGAACTACAGAAGCAAGTGAACTCGCTGCAAGCTGAATTAAATCATGCGAAAAATGAAGCTAATGAATTGCCTACCTTAAAGGTAGAACTTAGCAAGACTCAAAcggaattaataaaattaaaatcggaGCTATCAGTTACATTGAATGAAGCTAAATCGGAAGCGTCTGAAATTATAGCCTTGAAAAATGCATTGAGTAACAAGGAGGATGAGCTAAAGAGATCACAGGACAAATTTTATGCCGTACAAAACGATTTACAACAATCCAATATGCAAGTCGCACGTATGGAATCCGAATTGAATTCTGTACAAAAGAAGTTTGATATGATGAAAATCGATTTTGAAAGGACGGATTATAGTTTGAAAGAAGCGAAGAACGATTCAAACAAGTATCAAAATGAAGTACAGAGACTACAGGAAAAATTAGCAAATTTACAATTGGAATTGGGTATACAGATTGGGGAATCCAATGAAATGACAAGTGAATTGAACGCTTTGCAAACTGAATTAAATAGACTACAGAGTAATGAGAAAAAGGTGGGAGATGAACAGTTGCGAATTATGAAATTCCAAGAAGAAAATGACAGACTGCGTATTGAG CTTGCGAATGCTGTAGAGAAACAAAAAGAGCTTCAACAACAACACGAGAACAAAATCCATACGGATGTAGTATTAGCGACTACTACTGAACCTCAACATActaattt AGAGGAAAAAGCTCTACTAGAAAAATTGACTACCGAGTTGACGCACAAGGAAGAGgagtttaataaaatagatgaaaagttacatatattacaaaatgATGCAGAAAAACACCAACGTTTTATTAGGCAATTAGAAGAAGCCTTGGAGGaccaaaaatctaaaaataat GATCTACGCACAAAGAATTGGAAAGTGATGGAGGCTCTTTCTGCTGCTGAGATGCGTGCCAAATCCAGTGATGAGAGAAGTGTTAAA gaggcaacacaaaaaattaaagaagaacAAGAAGAATTAACTAAGACACTTCTACAGAGGATATTCCCAGAGATTAAAGTGTCTGAAAAAACACACGAACAATGGCTCAAATCTTTTGAAGATAAAATATGTGCTATTTTAAAcgaattaaaacagaaaaacacAGATCAGATAAATCCAGATTTGGAGAAACagaacaaaaatttgcaaagcaTGGTTTCGCattacaaacaaattatttacgacACA GAAGGTATGCTTAATAAACTACAAAGTTATATAGAATCCGAGGAAACAAGATGGCAATCGCAACTTCGACAAAAGGAGAACGAAGTGGCGAATCTTAGACTAGAACTTAATGATATGCAAGCCAAACTAATCTCAAGTGAAGAG tttaaaCAGAGATTTGAAGAATTGGAAGAGCGTGCAGAACAAAATCGTACTGGAATATTACTTAAAGCCGCGCAGAGAGTCACATCCTGTGGAAAACTAGATGACAACGAGCTTGTTACTTTAGAACAATTACAAGAG gAGAAGGCGCTATTATCGCAGGAATTAGAAGTAGAATGCAATAAGAGGGCAATATTGGATACCGAAGTTACAAAATTGCGTTCCCTTGTTGAAACTAGTGAGGCGAGTTTAGTGTATGAGAAAAATCTTGTCACACAACTTCAACAGGAAGTGTCCCAACTTAAG AACGAAATTTGTGGCGGTTGTAGCAGTTCAGAGCAGTCTATGCTAAACGGTCCACCCACATCGGATTCACTTCAATCCGAG CAGTCAGATAATAATATATCTGGAATACAGCCTCCTCTAGCGTCTCAGGCTCTGATAGCTGCGTTAGAAAATACTCTCAAGAATACAGAGTTTGCAAACTGTTCCATTACCAAACCCGTCAATTTGGTCAGTCAATCTGAACAAGAAATTGAGAACAACTCTCTCACTACAAAATACTCCTCCAATTCTTGTCATATGACAGATCACAATATACAGGCTAATTGGAACCCAGTGATTGGCCAGCAACATAAAAAACACAAGAAAAAGAGGAAG TCCACTAAGAAATCCATGGCAAAACGGCGCAGATTCGCAG GGTGGTTCAGGAAAAAAATAACTTCAAAAAATAAACTACGCTAG
- the LOC105198641 gene encoding kinectin isoform X4 encodes MDFQTGLVYVGIVVLSAAAIACISMFGIKEKSYEEAIAEQRKFPDDLLSSKKDKNKEKKHKNKAGKKVKEKKEEKDDKEEKDERSEHVQFEETPQILPSESPVQESNKGNKKKGKLEKIKPILVNKDEPSVIVTELNPSQPPLAEANHFDTIHPKDDLELVRSHSRENLQQITQIETVEKVNKSPKDTPTKSKKNNKDAIKKKDENTKDEKQDSNSYTNASSNKEMMREIKEQQKETPVKEVKEIVKEVVQQLPNKEPKKTKKKNDILSQIDGDAVNVELLMLCIQKAELSRSEIQILTNQLLNKQQDNPLEHSEWTEGRADPVIKLKKQLAEKEKALADEHEASVAFQNKLKELRAEFNTERSRLSANIRQFEESLNAKIMETQTLHTRMQHILESHTAEKQGFARQIEQLQTKVNEDATIIHKLQEDQGQTQGHLQQELMAQRKQMEVQFAQMRDNENALKSQLAQKHVELQELQNELQATCESSSAEIEMLRQQLGIMQNQLMHSEGQLQHFKETNDRLQDVARQLEESHRAHTDLDHRLKSAHRHEQELQKQVNSLQAELNHAKNEANELPTLKVELSKTQTELIKLKSELSVTLNEAKSEASEIIALKNALSNKEDELKRSQDKFYAVQNDLQQSNMQVARMESELNSVQKKFDMMKIDFERTDYSLKEAKNDSNKYQNEVQRLQEKLANLQLELGIQIGESNEMTSELNALQTELNRLQSNEKKVGDEQLRIMKFQEENDRLRIELANAVEKQKELQQQHENKIHTDVVLATTTEPQHTNLEEKALLEKLTTELTHKEEEFNKIDEKLHILQNDAEKHQRFIRQLEEALEDQKSKNNDLRTKNWKVMEALSAAEMRAKSSDERSVKEATQKIKEEQEELTKTLLQRIFPEIKVSEKTHEQWLKSFEDKICAILNELKQKNTDQINPDLEKQNKNLQSMVSHYKQIIYDTEGMLNKLQSYIESEETRWQSQLRQKENEVANLRLELNDMQAKLISSEEFKQRFEELEERAEQNRTGILLKAAQRVTSCGKLDDNELVTLEQLQEEKALLSQELEVECNKRAILDTEVTKLRSLVETSEASLVYEKNLVTQLQQEVSQLKNEICGGCSSSEQSMLNGPPTSDSLQSEPPLASQALIAALENTLKNTEFANCSITKPVNLVSQSEQEIENNSLTTKYSSNSCHMTDHNIQANWNPVIGQQHKKHKKKRKSTKKSMAKRRRFAGWFRKKITSKNKLR; translated from the exons ATGGACTTTCAGACAGGACTTGTGTACGTCGGCATTGTCGTTCTCTCCGCTGCAGCCATCGCTTGCATTTCGATGTTTGGTATAAAAGAGAAATCTTACGAAGAAGCAATCGCCGAACAGCGAAAGTTTCCTGATGATCTGTTGTCAA gtaaaaaggataaaaataaagaaaagaagcaCAAAAATAAAGCAGGAAAGAAggtgaaagaaaagaaagaggagaaagaTGATAAAGAAGAGAAAGATGAAAGATCGGAGCATGTGCAATTTGAAGAAACTCCTCAAATATTGCCCTCTGAGTCTCCAGTACAG GAGAGTAACAAAGGCAATAAGAAGAAAGGAAAACTTGAAAAGATAAAACCAATCCTCGTAAATAAAGACGAGCCATCAGTCATTGTGACTGAATTAAATCCCTCGCAACCTCCCTTGGCAGAGGCTAATCATTTTGACACTATTCATCCAAAGGATGACCTTGAACTCGTACGGAGTCACAGT AGGGAGAATCTTCAGCAGATTACTCAAATTGAGACGGTGGAGAAAGTTAACAAGTCACCAAAGGATACTCCAAccaaatcaaagaaaaataataaggaTGCTATAAAGAAGAAAGATGAAAATACTAAGGATGAGAAACAGGATAGTAATTCTTATACTAATGCATCTTCTAATAAAGAAATGATGAGGGAAATAAAGGAGCAACAGAAAGAAACGCCAGTtaaggaagtgaaagaaattgttaagGAGGTAGTCCAACAGTTACCAAACAAGGAACCTaaaaagacgaaaaaaaagaatgacaTTTTATCTCAGATCG atggGGATGCCGTTAATGTTGAATTATTGATGTTATGTATTCAGAAGGCTGAACTTAGTCGTTCTGAAATACAGATTCTCACGAATCAACTCTTGAATAAACAGCAGGACAATCCGTTAGAGCATTCCGAGTGGACGGAAGGTCGCGCCGACCCCGTTATCAAGTTGAAAAAACAATTGGCGGAAAAAGAGAAAGCATTAGCCGACGAACACGAAGCGAGCGTGGCCTTCCAAAACAAATTGAAGGAATTGCGAGCTGAATTTAATACCGAGAGATCTAGACTGTCAGCGAATATTAGACAATTCGAGGAATCGTTGAACGCCAAAATTATGGAGACTCAGACATTGCATACCCGAATGCAGCATATTTTAGAAAGTCATACGGCGGAGAAACAAGGTTTTGCTAGACAGATTGAACAACTGCAGACCAAAGTGAATGAGGATGCTACTATCATTCACAAATTACAAGAAGATCAAGGACAGACTCAAGGTCACTTACAGCAAGAGTTGATGGCGCAGCGAAAGCAAATGGAAGTGCAATTCGCTCAGATGCGTGATAATGAGAATGCATTGAAATCGCAATTGGCCCAGAAACACGTGGAGCTGCAGGAGTTGCAAAATGAACTGCAAGCGACTTGCGAGAGCAGCAGCGCGGAAATAGAGATGTTACGTCAGCAATTAGGAATAATGCAGAATCAATTGATGCACTCGGAAGGGCAATTACAGCACTTCAAGGAAACGAACGATCGACTACAAGATGTTGCTAGGCAACTTGAG GAATCTCATCGTGCTCATACCGATTTAGATCATAGACTGAAAAGCGCGCATCGACACGAACAGGAACTACAGAAGCAAGTGAACTCGCTGCAAGCTGAATTAAATCATGCGAAAAATGAAGCTAATGAATTGCCTACCTTAAAGGTAGAACTTAGCAAGACTCAAAcggaattaataaaattaaaatcggaGCTATCAGTTACATTGAATGAAGCTAAATCGGAAGCGTCTGAAATTATAGCCTTGAAAAATGCATTGAGTAACAAGGAGGATGAGCTAAAGAGATCACAGGACAAATTTTATGCCGTACAAAACGATTTACAACAATCCAATATGCAAGTCGCACGTATGGAATCCGAATTGAATTCTGTACAAAAGAAGTTTGATATGATGAAAATCGATTTTGAAAGGACGGATTATAGTTTGAAAGAAGCGAAGAACGATTCAAACAAGTATCAAAATGAAGTACAGAGACTACAGGAAAAATTAGCAAATTTACAATTGGAATTGGGTATACAGATTGGGGAATCCAATGAAATGACAAGTGAATTGAACGCTTTGCAAACTGAATTAAATAGACTACAGAGTAATGAGAAAAAGGTGGGAGATGAACAGTTGCGAATTATGAAATTCCAAGAAGAAAATGACAGACTGCGTATTGAG CTTGCGAATGCTGTAGAGAAACAAAAAGAGCTTCAACAACAACACGAGAACAAAATCCATACGGATGTAGTATTAGCGACTACTACTGAACCTCAACATActaattt AGAGGAAAAAGCTCTACTAGAAAAATTGACTACCGAGTTGACGCACAAGGAAGAGgagtttaataaaatagatgaaaagttacatatattacaaaatgATGCAGAAAAACACCAACGTTTTATTAGGCAATTAGAAGAAGCCTTGGAGGaccaaaaatctaaaaataat GATCTACGCACAAAGAATTGGAAAGTGATGGAGGCTCTTTCTGCTGCTGAGATGCGTGCCAAATCCAGTGATGAGAGAAGTGTTAAA gaggcaacacaaaaaattaaagaagaacAAGAAGAATTAACTAAGACACTTCTACAGAGGATATTCCCAGAGATTAAAGTGTCTGAAAAAACACACGAACAATGGCTCAAATCTTTTGAAGATAAAATATGTGCTATTTTAAAcgaattaaaacagaaaaacacAGATCAGATAAATCCAGATTTGGAGAAACagaacaaaaatttgcaaagcaTGGTTTCGCattacaaacaaattatttacgacACA GAAGGTATGCTTAATAAACTACAAAGTTATATAGAATCCGAGGAAACAAGATGGCAATCGCAACTTCGACAAAAGGAGAACGAAGTGGCGAATCTTAGACTAGAACTTAATGATATGCAAGCCAAACTAATCTCAAGTGAAGAG tttaaaCAGAGATTTGAAGAATTGGAAGAGCGTGCAGAACAAAATCGTACTGGAATATTACTTAAAGCCGCGCAGAGAGTCACATCCTGTGGAAAACTAGATGACAACGAGCTTGTTACTTTAGAACAATTACAAGAG gAGAAGGCGCTATTATCGCAGGAATTAGAAGTAGAATGCAATAAGAGGGCAATATTGGATACCGAAGTTACAAAATTGCGTTCCCTTGTTGAAACTAGTGAGGCGAGTTTAGTGTATGAGAAAAATCTTGTCACACAACTTCAACAGGAAGTGTCCCAACTTAAG AACGAAATTTGTGGCGGTTGTAGCAGTTCAGAGCAGTCTATGCTAAACGGTCCACCCACATCGGATTCACTTCAATCCGAG CCTCCTCTAGCGTCTCAGGCTCTGATAGCTGCGTTAGAAAATACTCTCAAGAATACAGAGTTTGCAAACTGTTCCATTACCAAACCCGTCAATTTGGTCAGTCAATCTGAACAAGAAATTGAGAACAACTCTCTCACTACAAAATACTCCTCCAATTCTTGTCATATGACAGATCACAATATACAGGCTAATTGGAACCCAGTGATTGGCCAGCAACATAAAAAACACAAGAAAAAGAGGAAG TCCACTAAGAAATCCATGGCAAAACGGCGCAGATTCGCAG GGTGGTTCAGGAAAAAAATAACTTCAAAAAATAAACTACGCTAG